One window of the Nocardia huaxiensis genome contains the following:
- the erm gene encoding ErmE/ErmH/ErmO/ErmR family 23S rRNA (adenine(2058)-N(6))-methyltransferase: MAPKFSSQDSAYRNYSHTQSKVKAGNGRTPRDRARRVLSQNFLIDPQAIARIVAAADPVVPVLEPGAGEGALTRALADHGARVTAYEIDPLMAGKLAARTRDHAGIRVVRGDFLKAAAPREPFAVVGNIPFSATARIVDWCLRAPALTSATLVTQLEYARKRTGDYGRWSLVTAVNWPWFTWEPVGRIERNSFRPIPSVDSAILRITRRPEPLVRDRRAFTELVELGFTGLGGSVDASLRTRYRGVDTALAAAGINPGTLVCHVHPDQWIEVYRALPGTR; encoded by the coding sequence GTGGCGCCGAAGTTTTCATCGCAGGATTCCGCGTACCGGAATTATTCGCATACCCAGAGCAAGGTCAAGGCCGGTAATGGCCGGACGCCCCGGGATCGAGCCAGACGTGTTCTGTCCCAGAACTTTCTGATCGACCCGCAGGCCATCGCCAGGATTGTCGCGGCGGCCGATCCCGTTGTGCCGGTACTGGAACCGGGCGCGGGGGAGGGAGCGCTCACCCGGGCGCTCGCCGATCACGGAGCGCGGGTGACCGCGTACGAAATCGACCCGCTGATGGCCGGGAAGCTGGCCGCCCGCACTCGTGATCACGCCGGAATACGGGTGGTGCGAGGCGATTTCCTGAAGGCCGCCGCGCCTCGGGAGCCGTTCGCGGTGGTCGGGAACATTCCGTTCTCGGCGACCGCGCGGATCGTGGACTGGTGCCTGCGGGCACCGGCGCTCACCTCGGCGACGCTGGTCACCCAGCTCGAGTACGCCCGCAAACGCACCGGCGATTACGGCCGGTGGAGTTTGGTGACGGCCGTGAACTGGCCGTGGTTCACCTGGGAGCCGGTGGGGCGCATCGAACGAAACAGCTTCCGGCCGATCCCGTCGGTCGACTCCGCGATCCTGCGCATCACCCGTCGACCCGAACCGCTGGTGCGGGATCGCCGGGCCTTCACCGAACTGGTCGAGCTCGGGTTCACCGGCCTCGGCGGCTCGGTCGACGCCTCGCTGCGCACCCGCTACCGGGGCGTGGACACCGCACTGGCGGCAGCGGGCATCAACCCCGGAACCCTTGTCTGCCATGTGCATCCGGACCAGTGGATCGAGGTGTACCGGGCGCTGCCGGGCACCCGCTGA
- a CDS encoding carboxymuconolactone decarboxylase family protein: MMATDFGGTIFKRLIGLGRTIQESPLPRSIQFLVQIRASQINGCGGCTDMHTKDAAAAGETAVRLNLIATWRDAIVFTDAERAALAFTEEGTRLADAHLGVSDETWEQARKHFDDDQLTALIAAVAVINAFNRLNVIARMPAGEYVAGMFDSLSV, translated from the coding sequence ATGATGGCCACCGATTTCGGCGGCACGATCTTCAAGCGGCTCATCGGGCTGGGCCGGACGATTCAGGAATCGCCGCTGCCCCGGTCGATCCAGTTCCTGGTGCAGATTCGCGCCAGTCAGATCAACGGCTGTGGCGGCTGCACCGATATGCACACCAAGGACGCGGCCGCGGCGGGCGAGACTGCGGTGCGCCTGAACCTCATCGCGACCTGGCGGGATGCCATCGTGTTCACCGACGCGGAGCGGGCCGCGCTGGCCTTCACCGAGGAAGGCACCCGGCTGGCCGACGCACATCTGGGTGTCAGCGACGAGACCTGGGAGCAGGCGCGCAAGCATTTCGACGACGATCAGCTCACCGCGCTGATCGCGGCCGTCGCGGTGATCAACGCGTTCAACAGGCTCAATGTCATCGCGCGCATGCCCGCGGGTGAGTACGTGGCAGGCATGTTCGATTCGCTGTCCGTGTAA
- a CDS encoding fatty acid desaturase family protein produces the protein MTQLEPVQTVDFLPAKSDSAPIRGSDYAVLMRRVRQAALLDRRLHYYGWKTAATATAYAAGWIVFCLLGDSWWQLATAAFLAAVFAQIAFLGHDAGHRQIFRTRRANHLYGLIAGNLAIGLSIGWWTSNHNRHHAHPNTEGADPDVSGILAHSAHRVATEKGWRRFIFRYQAWLFFPMLLLEAGSLHYSSARAVAKWPIRHRIWEGALLTAHATGLLSAAFLVLPPAKALIFLAVQQALFGLYMGCTFAPNHKGMEVFPEGDSTDFLRRQVLSSRNVRGGWFTDTALGGLNYQIEHHLFPTMPRPSLHRAQPIVRAHCAELGIPYVETTLLDSYRHALRHLDTTGR, from the coding sequence GTGACGCAACTCGAGCCGGTGCAGACGGTCGATTTTCTGCCGGCAAAGTCCGATTCCGCCCCCATCCGCGGCAGCGACTACGCGGTGCTGATGCGACGAGTCCGGCAGGCCGCCCTGCTGGATCGCCGATTGCACTACTACGGCTGGAAGACCGCGGCCACCGCGACCGCGTACGCAGCCGGTTGGATCGTGTTCTGCCTGCTCGGCGATTCCTGGTGGCAGCTGGCCACTGCCGCCTTCCTGGCCGCGGTATTCGCCCAGATCGCTTTCCTCGGCCACGACGCCGGCCACCGCCAGATCTTCCGCACCCGCCGCGCCAACCACCTGTACGGTCTCATCGCAGGCAATCTCGCCATCGGCCTGAGCATCGGCTGGTGGACCAGCAACCACAACCGCCACCACGCGCACCCCAACACCGAAGGCGCGGACCCCGACGTCTCCGGCATCCTGGCGCATTCCGCCCACCGCGTCGCGACCGAAAAAGGCTGGCGGCGTTTCATTTTCCGCTACCAGGCCTGGCTGTTCTTCCCGATGCTGCTCCTCGAGGCGGGCAGCCTGCACTATTCGAGCGCCCGAGCGGTAGCGAAATGGCCCATCCGCCATCGCATCTGGGAGGGCGCGCTACTCACCGCCCACGCCACCGGCTTGCTCTCCGCTGCATTCCTCGTCCTGCCACCGGCGAAAGCCCTCATCTTCCTTGCCGTACAGCAGGCCCTGTTCGGCCTCTACATGGGCTGCACCTTCGCCCCCAACCACAAAGGCATGGAAGTCTTCCCCGAAGGCGACAGCACCGACTTCCTGCGCCGCCAGGTCCTCTCCTCCCGCAATGTGCGCGGCGGCTGGTTCACCGACACCGCCCTGGGCGGCCTCAACTACCAGATCGAACACCACCTGTTCCCGACCATGCCCCGCCCCAGCCTGCACCGAGCCCAGCCGATAGTCCGAGCCCACTGCGCCGAACTCGGCATCCCCTACGTGGAAACCACCCTCCTCGACTCCTACCGCCACGCCCTCCGCCACCTGGACACCACCGGCCGATAA
- a CDS encoding mechanosensitive ion channel family protein — protein sequence MLGLVLSAVAIVVVTSVFSWVLNRLIARRVASGKADSDVLDRLGQCRAPAITVVVLIMTRAYEAVLESVLHLGQWVGMALNVALMLALGWLVVRVAAVLMAIVAARVGKRVSADPQRLQRIHTQLSVFETAAAVIIWLATLIFIMLTFPATRPIATSLFASASLLSLVIGIAAQGTLGSFFAGLQIAFGDIVRIGDTVVVDGQQGVVEEIALTYVVVKRPDYRRLVVPVTFFTTKSFENWTRRHLGVLAETFVNVDLTTPVPEVREKVREILDASTLWDRTEWSVSVAEPQPNTQLLRLKISAAVTDAADAGALCAEVRGALQEHLAREIPSALPATRETSVPNPALGPKIPAESSIES from the coding sequence ATGCTCGGATTGGTGCTCTCTGCGGTGGCGATCGTGGTGGTGACGTCGGTGTTCAGCTGGGTGCTGAATCGTCTCATCGCCCGGCGGGTGGCCAGCGGCAAGGCCGACTCCGATGTTCTGGACCGCCTGGGCCAGTGTCGTGCGCCCGCGATCACGGTCGTGGTTCTGATCATGACCCGCGCCTACGAGGCCGTGCTGGAAAGCGTGCTGCACCTGGGACAGTGGGTCGGGATGGCGCTCAATGTCGCGTTGATGCTGGCGCTGGGATGGCTCGTCGTACGGGTCGCCGCGGTGCTGATGGCCATTGTGGCGGCCCGCGTGGGCAAGCGGGTGAGCGCCGATCCGCAACGGCTGCAACGCATTCACACCCAGCTCAGCGTCTTCGAAACCGCCGCGGCGGTCATCATCTGGCTGGCCACCCTCATCTTCATCATGCTCACCTTCCCCGCGACGCGCCCGATCGCCACCAGCCTGTTCGCCTCCGCCAGCCTGCTCAGCCTGGTCATCGGCATCGCCGCCCAGGGCACACTGGGCAGCTTCTTCGCCGGACTGCAGATCGCCTTCGGCGATATCGTGCGCATCGGCGACACGGTCGTGGTCGACGGGCAGCAGGGCGTCGTGGAGGAGATCGCCCTGACCTACGTGGTGGTGAAGCGCCCGGACTACCGGCGCCTCGTCGTACCTGTCACCTTCTTCACCACTAAATCCTTCGAGAACTGGACTCGCAGGCACCTCGGGGTGCTGGCCGAAACCTTCGTCAACGTCGATCTGACCACCCCGGTGCCCGAAGTGCGCGAGAAGGTTCGCGAAATCCTCGACGCGTCGACACTCTGGGACCGTACCGAATGGTCGGTGTCAGTCGCGGAGCCTCAGCCGAATACACAATTGCTGCGTTTGAAGATCAGTGCGGCGGTCACCGACGCGGCAGATGCGGGAGCGCTGTGCGCCGAGGTGCGCGGCGCGCTCCAGGAGCATCTCGCGCGAGAGATCCCCAGCGCCCTGCCCGCCACCCGAGAAACGAGCGTCCCGAACCCGGCGCTCGGCCCCAAGATCCCGGCCGAGAGCAGCATCGAGTCATAG
- a CDS encoding flavin-containing monooxygenase: MTAPREPRIVIIGAGVSGIATAITLQRNGFHDFVMLEKGSDVGGVWHWNHYPGLTCDVPSQLYQFGFAPKPDWSRVFAPGPEIQGYLADIADRYGLRPHLRVNAEVVAARFTGTGWQVETADGSSYDADFVIAATGVLHHPAIPDIPGLADFTGDVLHTARWDDEMPTDGRRIAVIGTGSTGVQVVSALQPKARAIAHFVRSPQWVIWAPMNLPQPGIVGAVLDRLPQLNRALHQAGMTGARVFTDVVTRPSWRRRAVQEYAKLSLLAQVRQPAMREQLTPDYQPLCKRQVLSGSYYRALKARNAELVTTGIETVTPTGIRTTDGRHQEFDLIVFATGFKAHNYMRPMNLVGRDGISIDDAWEKGPRAYRMTAIPGFPNLFTVLGPNSPTGSIPLHHAAEVTARYITQWIERWRAGEFDTVEVTEEATGRFESEVAEALGPTVWNTGCNSWYFTEGGNIDLLPFDRAEMESMLAVPEPADFQLR; the protein is encoded by the coding sequence ATGACTGCGCCCCGGGAGCCGCGCATTGTGATCATCGGCGCCGGTGTCTCCGGCATCGCCACTGCTATTACCTTGCAGCGCAACGGCTTCCACGACTTCGTCATGCTGGAGAAGGGCTCCGACGTCGGCGGGGTGTGGCATTGGAACCACTATCCGGGGCTGACCTGCGACGTGCCCTCGCAGCTGTACCAGTTCGGGTTCGCGCCGAAACCGGATTGGTCGCGCGTGTTCGCGCCCGGACCCGAGATCCAGGGGTATCTGGCCGATATCGCGGACAGGTACGGGCTGCGGCCGCATCTGCGCGTGAACGCCGAGGTGGTGGCGGCGCGGTTCACCGGGACCGGATGGCAGGTCGAGACCGCCGACGGCAGCAGCTACGACGCCGACTTCGTGATCGCGGCGACGGGGGTGCTGCATCATCCGGCCATACCCGATATTCCGGGACTGGCCGATTTCACCGGCGATGTGCTGCACACCGCTCGCTGGGATGACGAGATGCCCACCGACGGACGCAGGATCGCCGTCATCGGCACGGGATCCACTGGCGTGCAGGTGGTTTCGGCATTGCAGCCGAAGGCGCGGGCCATCGCGCACTTCGTGCGCAGTCCGCAGTGGGTCATCTGGGCGCCCATGAATCTGCCGCAGCCGGGCATCGTGGGCGCGGTGCTGGATCGGCTGCCGCAGCTGAATCGCGCGCTCCACCAGGCCGGAATGACCGGTGCGCGGGTGTTCACCGATGTCGTCACCCGGCCCAGCTGGCGGCGGCGCGCGGTGCAGGAGTACGCGAAGCTGAGCTTGCTCGCCCAGGTGCGGCAGCCCGCGATGCGCGAGCAGCTGACGCCCGACTATCAGCCGCTGTGCAAGCGACAGGTGTTGTCCGGCAGCTACTATCGCGCGCTGAAGGCCCGCAATGCGGAACTGGTCACCACCGGGATCGAGACGGTGACCCCGACCGGCATCCGCACTACCGACGGCCGCCACCAGGAATTCGACCTGATCGTGTTCGCCACCGGCTTCAAGGCGCACAACTACATGCGACCTATGAACCTGGTTGGCCGCGACGGCATTTCGATCGACGACGCATGGGAGAAGGGGCCGCGCGCCTATCGCATGACGGCGATTCCCGGCTTCCCCAACCTGTTCACCGTGCTGGGACCGAACTCGCCCACCGGCTCGATCCCGCTGCACCATGCGGCGGAGGTGACCGCCAGGTACATCACCCAGTGGATCGAGCGGTGGCGCGCAGGGGAATTCGACACGGTCGAGGTGACCGAGGAGGCCACCGGACGGTTCGAGTCCGAGGTCGCCGAGGCGCTCGGGCCGACCGTGTGGAACACCGGATGCAACTCCTGGTACTTCACCGAGGGCGGCAATATCGACCTGCTGCCCTTCGACCGTGCCGAGATGGAGAGCATGCTCGCCGTCCCGGAGCCCGCGGACTTCCAACTGCGGTGA
- a CDS encoding ParA family protein yields the protein MSANLPSREAELPRGEARIIALCNQKGGVGKTTTTINLGAALAECGKRVLLVDLDPQGALSAGLGVAHNDLALTVYDLLGRSAPLIDEVLMKTCVDTMDLLPSNIDLSAAEIQLVNQVGREHALRRVLEPVRDRYDYILVDCQPALSVLTVNALACADGVIIPMECEFFSLRGLALLTDTMEKVRDRLNPGLTLLGIVMTMFDGRLLHSRQVMARVGEVFGGDVYETVISRTVRFPDATIAGEPILTWAPKSNGAEQYRALAREVLQQTGR from the coding sequence ATGTCGGCGAACCTTCCCTCGCGAGAGGCTGAGCTACCTCGTGGCGAAGCGCGGATCATCGCACTGTGCAATCAGAAGGGCGGGGTGGGGAAGACCACTACCACCATCAACCTCGGTGCCGCGCTGGCGGAATGCGGGAAGCGGGTGCTGCTGGTCGATCTCGATCCACAGGGGGCGCTGTCGGCGGGGCTCGGTGTCGCACACAATGATCTCGCGCTGACGGTGTACGACCTGCTGGGCAGGTCTGCGCCATTGATCGACGAGGTGCTGATGAAGACCTGCGTCGACACCATGGATCTGCTGCCGAGCAATATCGATCTGTCGGCGGCGGAGATTCAGCTGGTGAACCAGGTGGGGCGCGAGCATGCGCTGCGGCGGGTGCTGGAGCCGGTGCGGGATCGGTACGACTACATACTCGTGGACTGTCAGCCGGCGCTGAGCGTGCTCACGGTGAACGCGCTCGCCTGCGCGGACGGGGTGATCATTCCGATGGAGTGCGAGTTCTTCTCGCTGCGGGGGCTGGCGCTGCTCACCGACACCATGGAGAAGGTGCGGGATCGGCTGAATCCGGGGCTGACGCTGCTCGGCATCGTCATGACCATGTTCGATGGCCGGCTACTGCATTCCCGGCAGGTGATGGCCCGGGTGGGTGAGGTGTTCGGCGGCGATGTCTACGAGACGGTGATCTCGCGGACGGTCCGGTTCCCGGATGCCACCATCGCGGGGGAGCCGATCCTCACCTGGGCGCCCAAATCCAATGGGGCGGAACAGTATCGGGCGCTGGCGCGGGAGGTGCTGCAGCAGACGGGCCGCTGA
- a CDS encoding Ca2+-dependent phosphoinositide-specific phospholipase C: MRATTTMRPAAAALGFAMMALTAPSAAADSTATPDIGFAHLTSVGVHNTYDRSTFGYLTEALDAGAGLVELDIWPKTQAGQWLVGHLNPLANENNCTVAGTADELGRGVRDQDFSACLDNIRLWLEQNPNRDPLIIKVENKGGFGPGHGPAELDAALREHLGDRVYRPAELLSGHPSLDAAARADGWPTRSAMRGRVVVELIPGVSPLDTMNPFRATTSDIEYATHLESLAQAGRIADAQIFPAVLTAQTGDPRLRYARPQLRDWFVFFDGDAANYVGGQADSAWYDRNHYLLTMTNAQQVTPTMSNRHPDLGQADDRARQLATAHASVLTSDWVSPRLLGLVLPRGD, encoded by the coding sequence GTGCGAGCGACTACGACTATGCGCCCCGCCGCAGCGGCCCTGGGTTTCGCGATGATGGCCCTGACCGCCCCGAGCGCGGCCGCAGATTCGACCGCGACCCCGGACATCGGGTTCGCCCACCTCACCTCCGTGGGCGTGCACAACACCTACGACCGGTCCACCTTCGGGTATCTCACCGAGGCGCTCGACGCCGGGGCGGGTCTGGTCGAGCTGGATATCTGGCCCAAAACCCAAGCCGGACAATGGCTTGTCGGTCACCTCAATCCCCTGGCGAACGAGAACAACTGCACGGTGGCCGGCACAGCCGACGAGCTCGGCCGCGGCGTGCGCGATCAAGATTTCAGTGCCTGCCTGGACAATATCCGCCTGTGGCTCGAGCAGAACCCCAACCGCGATCCGCTGATCATCAAGGTCGAGAACAAGGGTGGATTCGGCCCCGGCCACGGTCCGGCCGAACTCGATGCCGCGCTCCGCGAGCATCTCGGTGACCGGGTCTACCGCCCCGCCGAACTGCTGTCGGGCCACCCCTCCCTCGATGCCGCCGCCCGTGCCGACGGTTGGCCCACCCGCTCGGCGATGCGCGGCCGGGTGGTCGTGGAGCTCATCCCCGGGGTCTCCCCGCTGGACACCATGAACCCGTTCCGGGCGACCACATCCGATATCGAGTACGCCACCCATCTGGAGTCGCTCGCGCAGGCGGGCCGGATCGCCGACGCGCAGATCTTCCCCGCCGTCCTGACCGCGCAAACCGGAGATCCACGCCTGCGCTACGCACGCCCGCAGCTGCGCGACTGGTTCGTGTTCTTCGACGGTGACGCGGCGAACTATGTGGGCGGACAAGCGGATTCGGCATGGTACGACCGCAACCACTACCTGCTGACCATGACCAACGCCCAGCAGGTGACGCCGACGATGAGCAACCGTCACCCCGACCTCGGCCAGGCCGATGATCGGGCCCGGCAGCTGGCGACCGCGCACGCCTCGGTGCTGACCTCGGACTGGGTCTCCCCGCGGCTGCTGGGTCTCGTGCTACCGCGCGGCGACTAG